Proteins encoded by one window of Brienomyrus brachyistius isolate T26 chromosome 1, BBRACH_0.4, whole genome shotgun sequence:
- the LOC125747854 gene encoding uncharacterized protein LOC125747854, producing MTRNKRIAKAVSWSNDRYWATWDKWMEVIDWEDEEELCSPAESPSDQADRSIVSHTRKPIAKAVSWTDDVYWAAWDKWDEIICWGEEGECSPATPPINQPGRDKGLDMHGLEVFLLNERTVSIKPADDHQDRLKIGAVVVDLCQFELDGVNDKFEIVEIQIGEVKLEETAERGFNSEFELEIMDVEIEVVDSEFQLNALNWEIAGTKVDKLLVEHLNINNLEAGSVKVSTSNGNVVYVNGM from the exons atgacgag aaacaaacgaattgcaaaagctgtcagctggagcaacgatcgatactgggcaacttgggacaagtggatggaagtgattgactgggaagatgaggaagagctgtgctccccagcagaatcaccctctgaccaggctgaccgttccatcgtgtcacacacccgaaagccaattgccaaggcagttagctggacggatgatgtgtattgggcagcctgggacaagtgggatgagatcatctgctggggtgaagaaggagagtgctccccagcaactccacccatcaaccagcctgggagggataaggggttagacatgcatgggttagaggtttttctgttaaatgaaaggacagtctccataaagcctgcagatgaccaccaagacaggctgaaaataggagccgtagtggtcgacctctgccagtttgagctagatggtgtaaatgataaatttgaaattgtcgaaatacaaattggagaggtcaaattggaggagactgcagagaggggttttaattcagaatttgaattggaaattatggatgtggagatagaggttgtagacagtgaattccagctgaatgctcttaattgggaaattgctggaactaaagtggacaaattattagtggaacacctgaacataaataatctagaagcaggcagtgtgaaggtgtccacatcaaatgggaatgtggtatatgtcaatggtatgtga